In Streptomyces sp. NBC_00569, a single genomic region encodes these proteins:
- a CDS encoding MGH1-like glycoside hydrolase domain-containing protein: MPGIKDQDWTGALFVGEGESRFALRIGLLTETGKVIREKMTNNLWRMGPMAPDGAYKEVQVSTDERKVTPTHLEALREVIAHPQQWSAAEVSDATSKLPSLQKQYDDTQSQKHTIRVRYARADDGSSVVGSVTALDDDTTVFLEVATPWGEDAAFALDGQNVTGTAPGLLQTSRTGHFRLAPAEPADSSGCYASIADMIADMTGATTGAPGTAAAALRYRLSKGQALTFAATVGGRPPRLDPPEPHEVERALATAEASVRRDNLTGSGPAGRAADAVRDALSLNTNYDKNHQRAFVMWGWGGGGGLFTGWDSAFDAIDAALVSRPLATQHETDIFDADAPPNQVPLKGPRYDQQNSGPMHAYAAWRLYTKFGEVAVLKKAYPTLVAYYDLLPEWDADGDGLLESPYFGDRVGGRGNHLGLDDSPVYANYRRIPKVGGSGDGRDNTDLTDVALNSYYALLAETLAKMAEVLGRTADAARFTAHHETIRRLLNDRLWHPQRRLYLSRYLDGTWNEVVTPTVFYPLFAGIATQDRAKILVREHLLDPQEFWGEYVVPSVARNDPAYCSGGPVHPRSEHFKFFDRYGEDTAPEQWKGAVWPPMNATVYDGLKRYGFDDVAGEFAARSTAMYLDAWDKDNWFPESFDPVPGQSIMDSAVDSAWRTYSWSNAMAVQSLHELISDNPWGGDPSGIMFGTLSLPGTNAIANVRLRGHTYAVSAGPSRTTLVRDGSVVFRATGARVAVRNFLLRASGVSFDVNADGRVDIEVSPERGRARRTQVRAGWTHVEL, from the coding sequence ATGCCTGGCATCAAGGACCAGGACTGGACAGGCGCGCTCTTCGTCGGTGAGGGAGAGTCCAGATTCGCGCTCCGCATAGGCCTGCTCACCGAGACGGGCAAGGTCATCCGCGAGAAGATGACGAACAACCTCTGGCGCATGGGGCCGATGGCACCCGACGGCGCCTACAAAGAGGTCCAGGTCAGCACCGACGAACGCAAGGTCACACCGACGCATCTCGAAGCCCTGCGCGAGGTGATCGCACACCCGCAGCAGTGGTCCGCCGCCGAAGTCTCCGACGCCACCTCGAAACTGCCGTCCCTGCAGAAGCAGTACGACGACACGCAGAGCCAGAAGCACACCATCCGGGTCCGCTACGCCCGTGCCGACGACGGCAGTTCCGTGGTCGGATCCGTCACCGCACTCGACGACGACACGACGGTTTTCCTTGAGGTCGCGACGCCCTGGGGCGAGGACGCGGCCTTCGCGCTGGACGGCCAGAACGTGACCGGCACCGCGCCGGGTCTGCTGCAGACGTCCCGCACCGGCCACTTCCGGCTGGCGCCCGCCGAACCCGCCGACAGCAGTGGCTGCTACGCCTCCATCGCCGACATGATCGCCGACATGACCGGCGCCACCACCGGTGCCCCCGGCACCGCGGCAGCCGCCCTGCGGTACCGGCTGAGCAAGGGTCAGGCCCTCACCTTCGCCGCCACCGTCGGCGGACGGCCGCCGCGGCTCGACCCGCCGGAGCCACATGAAGTGGAGCGGGCACTCGCCACCGCCGAGGCATCGGTTCGCAGGGACAACCTGACCGGCTCGGGTCCGGCGGGGCGGGCGGCGGACGCCGTGCGCGACGCGCTGTCTCTCAACACCAACTACGACAAGAACCATCAACGCGCCTTCGTGATGTGGGGATGGGGCGGCGGGGGCGGCCTCTTCACGGGGTGGGACTCGGCCTTCGACGCCATCGACGCCGCACTCGTGAGCCGGCCACTGGCCACGCAGCACGAGACGGACATCTTCGACGCGGACGCACCGCCCAACCAGGTCCCGCTGAAGGGGCCGCGCTACGACCAGCAGAACTCCGGCCCGATGCACGCATACGCCGCTTGGCGGCTGTACACCAAGTTCGGCGAGGTGGCGGTCCTGAAGAAGGCGTACCCCACGCTCGTCGCTTACTACGACCTACTGCCGGAGTGGGACGCGGACGGCGACGGGCTGCTGGAATCTCCCTACTTCGGAGACCGGGTCGGCGGCCGGGGCAACCACCTCGGGCTGGACGACAGCCCCGTGTACGCCAACTACCGGCGCATCCCCAAAGTGGGCGGCAGCGGGGACGGCCGCGACAACACCGACCTCACCGACGTGGCGCTCAACTCGTACTACGCACTGCTCGCCGAGACGCTGGCGAAGATGGCCGAAGTGCTGGGCAGAACGGCGGACGCGGCACGGTTTACCGCGCACCACGAGACGATCCGGCGGCTGCTCAACGACAGGCTGTGGCACCCGCAGCGGCGCCTCTACCTGAGCCGCTACCTGGACGGAACCTGGAACGAGGTGGTCACGCCGACCGTCTTCTACCCGCTGTTCGCCGGCATCGCGACGCAGGACCGGGCGAAGATCCTGGTGCGGGAGCACCTGCTCGACCCGCAGGAGTTCTGGGGCGAGTACGTCGTGCCCAGCGTCGCGCGCAACGACCCGGCCTACTGCAGCGGCGGCCCGGTGCACCCACGCTCCGAACACTTCAAGTTCTTCGACCGATACGGCGAGGACACCGCCCCCGAGCAGTGGAAGGGCGCGGTGTGGCCCCCCATGAATGCCACCGTGTACGACGGTCTCAAGCGGTACGGCTTCGACGACGTCGCCGGCGAATTCGCCGCGCGGAGCACCGCGATGTACCTCGATGCCTGGGACAAGGACAACTGGTTCCCCGAGTCCTTCGACCCCGTTCCCGGCCAGTCCATCATGGACTCCGCCGTCGACTCCGCCTGGCGCACCTACTCCTGGTCCAACGCCATGGCCGTGCAGAGCCTGCACGAACTGATCTCCGACAACCCCTGGGGAGGCGACCCGTCGGGCATCATGTTCGGCACCCTCTCGCTGCCCGGCACCAACGCCATCGCCAACGTGCGACTGCGTGGGCACACGTATGCCGTCTCCGCCGGGCCGTCCCGCACCACACTCGTCCGGGACGGCAGCGTTGTGTTCCGGGCCACCGGCGCGCGCGTCGCGGTACGCAACTTCCTGCTTCGAGCGTCCGGGGTCTCCTTCGACGTCAACGCGGACGGCCGGGTTGACATCGAGGTGTCCCCGGAGCGCGGCCGGGCGCGCCGGACACAGGTGCGCGCGGGATGGACCCATGTCGAGCTGTGA